The stretch of DNA TAATTGGTCATAACCCAGGTATACCGGATATAATGCTCTTAAATCTTCTGTTTTGCCGTAACGACCGTAATACATTCCGCGGAATGCTACTGTCCATGGTTTAAAATATAAATACCTTCTATAATCAACGGTTGCTGAAGTGAAGTTATAGGTACCCATTGTTTGGCCAATCTGGAATCTGAAACGCTGCCCTTTAACAGGAGCTGTTAATCCAAATTGCGAATTATCGCCAACATATGCACCTTGTACTGTTACCAGGTCAAACGGTGTAAAGCCTAGGGCTTTTGAATCCATTTTGGTTCTGTTCTGACCTAAATAGTATCCCGTTGCAGCATCATAATAATCACTGAATTTATCTATTCGATAACTGTAGTGGTTAAAACTTGTATTTAATTCCCAGCGCAAAGTTTGAGAAATAGGGTAGTAGGTATATAAGGCTAACTCTTCAACAAAAGTGCGTTGCTTATAGAAAGGATATTCAACTATTGTTTCAGAAGCATCCGTGTAACTCGGATTACCGTAGTATGCACTAAAATATGGTGTGTGCGAAACCCCTACACCCCAGTTTACTCTTCCTGCACGATTAAGGTAAGTTACTCCACCACCAATATCATAAATTTCACCGTTTACCTGAGCAACTGCATATAACTGGTTCCTATCCAAGATATCACCAAATAAGAAACCAATACCTCCTGCCACACCCGTTCCATATTGCGAATTATAGCCAACACCAACACCGCTTTGAGCAACAGTTACCAAGCTAAATTTAGGACGGTACGGTGCTTTTAAATAATCGGCGTCTTTATAAGGAATACTAATGTTTTCCAGGTTTTTAGATAAAACGCTTTCCTTCGGTAAGTCGAAAGGAGGGAGTAAGGAGGCTGTAAAATCGGTTACCTGAGGGTCTACCTTAAATTTAGGGAATTCATCTGCGGCAGCTTTATATAAGTTATAGTCACCGTGACGGAAAAGACAATAAGCAATTAAATCATTTTTACCACTTACACTAAATGCAGGAGCATCTTCAGTAATACCACTGATACCTGTAAAGTATTTAGTAAGCTTATTAATTTCTTTTGTATCTATATTGTACTCGTATAAGTTTCTTAAACCATCAGCATTAGAAAGGAAGAACACCTTTTTATCATTTGCTGAAAATTGGGCATTGAAATTATTAGCACCAGGGAAAAAGTTTAACACTTCAACGATTCCTGTTTCTACATTTAATAAACAAATTTTATAAGAGCCGAATTTAAGTTTAGCCAACTCTGTATCAGAACCTCTGTCTGATGAGAAAACGATAGTTTTTCCATCGTGAGACCAGCTTCCATGGAACTCAGAATAATAATCGTTGGTTAATCGTCTGACTTTTTTGTTTTGAATATTATAAATGAAAAGATCTGATTTACCCTCGATCATAGCGGTAATCAGCATTTTCTGTCCATCAGGAGACCATGAAGGGTTTGAGAAATAAGGCAATGAATGAATCTTGATCTCTTCGAGCGTTCTTCCTGAACGAACATCAACAATAACAAGGACGCTCTTTCCTTTAATCATAACAATGTAGGCATATTTAGTGCCGTCAGGCGACCATGTTCCGGCATCCTGAATGTAGTTATAATCATCTACGTGTAGTTTTTCCGCTTGTGATGATAATTTTCTAATTACACGACCGGTTCTAACATCAGCAAGAAAAAGATCAATTGAAAAAAGGTTTTTTTCACTGAAGAAGGTTACAAAATTACCATCAGGGCTTAAAACAGGGGAGATGTTCATTTCCCCTAAATCTTCCTGACGTATAAGTTTTTTACCCACCAATGCAATTGTATCTTGCATAAATGGCTTATAATTTTCTATTGTTCGTGTTTTCCACATGTTCGACATTACCTTTTCTTCGTATCCTAAGGTACTGTCGACCGCCATTTGATAACCAAACTTGGCGGTGTTAACAAATAATGGTTTTACAACGGTGTCGCCCCAAACACCCGCAACATACGCCCAAAATGCTTGTCCGTAACGGTATGGGAAATATTTATTAGTGGTTGTTAAATCTCGTAGGCTAGGAAAATCTTTACTTACTACCGCATCCCGCATCCACATTGCTGTATGTGAATCCTTTCTTCCTAAAGAAAGGTACTCCGCCATACCCTCAACCATCCATAACGGTAAATTTTGGATATTATAAAGACTTAATGAGTCGGCAGTTTTTAAGATATCATATTGAAAAGCATGCACCAACTCATGGCCTAATACGTGGTCTGTTTGGGAGTTTGCTTCAAAGAAAGGCATGAACACACGGCCACGATAACCTTCAGTAACACCACCTGTTCCCTGACCAATGTTTTCACTTGAAAGCGTGGTTTGAGAAAAATCCGAGTGATTGTTATAGATCATGATCGGATTTTTATTATCAAATCGATGTTCCAATACATTACGATGACGGTAATACCAACGTTCACTTAAATCAGCGAACTTGCGAATCACGGTGTCATTTTCCATGTAGTTATAAATGTCGAAATGGGGAGTCTTTAAAAGTTTGAATTTAAACTTTTCATACTGCACCTTGTTTCTTCCAAAATATTGAGCTTTTGATGTATAGCCGGTAGAGAGTAGAATTAACGAAACTATTAGCGTTAATAACCGTTGAGTGTAGCGACGATGCATGTTTGGAACGTTAAATATTATCACAAAAAAGTTTAAACTGTGAGTTAAGTTGTTATTAGATAAATCTTTTGACTCACGGTTTAAACATATATACGAAAAAAAAAGCTAAAATGAAACTTAAAAGCCTGTAATAATACTGTCTGGTAATGTTTCATAGTCAGTATCAACACTATCTGTGCCAGATGTGGTGTCTCTTCTTGGTACTGAAGTTGGACAATAGTATTTTGTAGCTATTTTAACGGTTGGTTTTGGAAATTTACCCATAGTTATACCTAGGGAAGGATCGCCATATATTTTCTCCATGTATTTTCCGAAAATTGGAAGCGCTGTTTTTGAGCCTTCACCATAGGCACTTGACATAAAGTGTATATTTCTGTCTTCACATCCAACCCATGTTCCGGTAATTAAATCTTTTGTCACACCCATGTACCAACCATCTGAATAATTAGAGGTGGTTCCGGTTTTGCCGCCAATTTCATTGCCTTTTTTAAACAGGTCATATTCCCATAAAGCCTGAGATGTTCCTCCAGGCTCTTGAATACCACCTTGAAGCATGTAAATCATTAACCAGGCAGTTTCTTCGCTTAAAACACGTTTCAACTCAGGTTTAAATTCTTTAATCAGCTTTCCTTCTTTGTTATATATTTTGGTGACTAATAGCGGTTTAGCATACATACCTTTATTTAGAAATACTCCATATGCTGTAATCATCTCAAATAATGAAACATCATTAGATCCTAATCCAACGGAAGGGACTGATTTTAACGGGCTTTCAATCCCGCATTTATGGGCATATTTTACAACATTGTCCCATCCGACTTTTTCGGTTAGCTGAGCGGTTACTGAATTGCAAGAGCGACCCATTGCCCATCGTAAAGTCATATCATAACCAGTAAAATGCCAGTCTGCATTTTTTGGTGACCAACTTTTCTTTTCACCGTTTTCGACATAATTAATGGTAACAGATTGATCCTTAATTTTATCACAAGGAGACCAACCATTATCCAAAGCCGTTAAGTAAACAAATGGTTTGAATGTTGAACCTGCTTGACGTTTAGCTTGAATTACGTGATCAAATTTGAAATGATCAAAATCAATACCTCCAACCCATGCTCTAATGTGCGAAGTTGAAGGCTCAAAAGTCATTAAGCCAGTTTGTAAGATCTGCGAGTAGTAACGCATAGAGTCCACTGTAGAGAAAGTAGTATCACGATCACCTTTCCAGGTGAATACGGTCATTCTTTTTTTCTGGTTAATAGCCTCATTGATCGAATCGATATTTCCTTTATATTTTTTGGTTAAGGCTTTATATACAGGCAATCGTTCTACCATGGTTTCCAGGTAATTCGGAATTTCGTTTCCTTCTTCATCAGTCCATGGGTTCTGACTTTGCCAGTAACCATAAAATCTGCGTTGCAGATAAGCCATTCGGTCAGACACCGCTTCTTCTGCATATTTTTGCATGCGTGAATCAATGGTGGTATAGATTTTTAAACCATCAGCATAAATATCATAATCGTTTTCTTTTGCCCAATCTTTGATCCAGTTAGCTACAGCGTTCCGGATATAGGAATCTTTCTCTTGCTTATTATCTTCTTTATAGCTTAAATCCAAGAAAATAGGTTGAGTTGACAATCTCAAATACTCATCCTTCGGCAAATGATTGTATTTATTCATTTGAGAAAGAACAACATTTCTTCTTTCTTTTGATTTTTCAGCATTGGTTATCGGATTATAAGTTGACGTAGCTTTTAACATACCAACTAATACCGCAGACTCTTCTGTAGTTAGCTCATTAACTTGTTTGTTAAAATATTTATTAGCCGCCACTTTAATTCCGAATGAATTATTACCGAAAGGGACTGTATTCAAGTACAAGGTTAATATTTCATCCTTTGAGTAAACCATTTCCAGTTTAACTGCTGTTAACCACTCTTTTGTTTTGTAAATAACAGTCTTTATAAAAGGTATATGGGTTAGCAAACCAAAAGAACGCTCTCTTCGGGTTTGATAAAGGTTTTTAGATAATTGTTGCGTGATGGTACTGGCTCCGCGTTTGTCTCCGCTTAAAGTTGAAAATATACTTGAGAATAAAGAACGGATGTCAATGCCGGAATGCTGGTAGAACCGCGCATCTTCTGTATCAATAAGGGCGTTTTTTAAGTTTGGTGGTAAGTCTTTAAACTCTACAGGTGTGCGATTTTCGGTGTAATAACGACCAATTAACACACTGTCGGCCGTATATAATTCTGAAGCTGTTGCTAATGGCGGATTCTTTAAATCGCTGAAACCAGGTGAATATCCAAACAACCACAGAAAATTAAGATCAACTGCTGCAAAGAATAAAATAATGAAG from Solitalea canadensis DSM 3403 encodes:
- a CDS encoding PD40 domain-containing protein, which translates into the protein MHRRYTQRLLTLIVSLILLSTGYTSKAQYFGRNKVQYEKFKFKLLKTPHFDIYNYMENDTVIRKFADLSERWYYRHRNVLEHRFDNKNPIMIYNNHSDFSQTTLSSENIGQGTGGVTEGYRGRVFMPFFEANSQTDHVLGHELVHAFQYDILKTADSLSLYNIQNLPLWMVEGMAEYLSLGRKDSHTAMWMRDAVVSKDFPSLRDLTTTNKYFPYRYGQAFWAYVAGVWGDTVVKPLFVNTAKFGYQMAVDSTLGYEEKVMSNMWKTRTIENYKPFMQDTIALVGKKLIRQEDLGEMNISPVLSPDGNFVTFFSEKNLFSIDLFLADVRTGRVIRKLSSQAEKLHVDDYNYIQDAGTWSPDGTKYAYIVMIKGKSVLVIVDVRSGRTLEEIKIHSLPYFSNPSWSPDGQKMLITAMIEGKSDLFIYNIQNKKVRRLTNDYYSEFHGSWSHDGKTIVFSSDRGSDTELAKLKFGSYKICLLNVETGIVEVLNFFPGANNFNAQFSANDKKVFFLSNADGLRNLYEYNIDTKEINKLTKYFTGISGITEDAPAFSVSGKNDLIAYCLFRHGDYNLYKAAADEFPKFKVDPQVTDFTASLLPPFDLPKESVLSKNLENISIPYKDADYLKAPYRPKFSLVTVAQSGVGVGYNSQYGTGVAGGIGFLFGDILDRNQLYAVAQVNGEIYDIGGGVTYLNRAGRVNWGVGVSHTPYFSAYYGNPSYTDASETIVEYPFYKQRTFVEELALYTYYPISQTLRWELNTSFNHYSYRIDKFSDYYDAATGYYLGQNRTKMDSKALGFTPFDLVTVQGAYVGDNSQFGLTAPVKGQRFRFQIGQTMGTYNFTSATVDYRRYLYFKPWTVAFRGMYYGRYGKTEDLRALYPVYLGYDQLIRGYNSNSLYDNFSPDGKTGVDPNDLLGDHMAVANFEVRFPLTGPEKLSKIKSGFLFSDLAFFVDGGLAWSKGQDVQFSWQHVPGTASPIVSSGITLRINLFGYAVIEPYYAIPFQRYNPKPYFGLFISGGGW
- a CDS encoding penicillin-binding protein 1A, with product MFNKIISSIRNFFKKINSFLPKNKFIKALIYLFTFIILFFAAVDLNFLWLFGYSPGFSDLKNPPLATASELYTADSVLIGRYYTENRTPVEFKDLPPNLKNALIDTEDARFYQHSGIDIRSLFSSIFSTLSGDKRGASTITQQLSKNLYQTRRERSFGLLTHIPFIKTVIYKTKEWLTAVKLEMVYSKDEILTLYLNTVPFGNNSFGIKVAANKYFNKQVNELTTEESAVLVGMLKATSTYNPITNAEKSKERRNVVLSQMNKYNHLPKDEYLRLSTQPIFLDLSYKEDNKQEKDSYIRNAVANWIKDWAKENDYDIYADGLKIYTTIDSRMQKYAEEAVSDRMAYLQRRFYGYWQSQNPWTDEEGNEIPNYLETMVERLPVYKALTKKYKGNIDSINEAINQKKRMTVFTWKGDRDTTFSTVDSMRYYSQILQTGLMTFEPSTSHIRAWVGGIDFDHFKFDHVIQAKRQAGSTFKPFVYLTALDNGWSPCDKIKDQSVTINYVENGEKKSWSPKNADWHFTGYDMTLRWAMGRSCNSVTAQLTEKVGWDNVVKYAHKCGIESPLKSVPSVGLGSNDVSLFEMITAYGVFLNKGMYAKPLLVTKIYNKEGKLIKEFKPELKRVLSEETAWLMIYMLQGGIQEPGGTSQALWEYDLFKKGNEIGGKTGTTSNYSDGWYMGVTKDLITGTWVGCEDRNIHFMSSAYGEGSKTALPIFGKYMEKIYGDPSLGITMGKFPKPTVKIATKYYCPTSVPRRDTTSGTDSVDTDYETLPDSIITGF